One window from the genome of Thermodesulfobacteriota bacterium encodes:
- a CDS encoding twin-arginine translocase TatA/TatE family subunit: MIFGLGLPEILIILVILLLLFGAKRLPEIGEGLGKTVKELRKIKGEKKAEKGKETEDPKGDLVTDLKKEIEEIPGVKEAKEIKDTAEKVKRVTKLLR; this comes from the coding sequence ATGATTTTCGGCCTCGGATTACCGGAGATCTTGATCATCCTCGTCATCCTGCTCCTCCTTTTCGGTGCCAAGAGGCTTCCAGAGATCGGAGAGGGACTCGGGAAGACGGTCAAAGAGCTGAGAAAGATCAAGGGGGAGAAGAAGGCAGAAAAGGGAAAGGAGACGGAGGATCCGAAAGGCGACCTCGTCACCGATCTGAAGAAGGAGATCGAGGAGATTCCGGGGGTCAAGGAAGCGAAGGAGATCAAAGACACGGCAGAGAAGGTCAAAAGGGTGACGAAGCTTCTGAGATGA
- the uxaC gene encoding glucuronate isomerase, with translation MENGGKWNLPEDRCFDPDPAQRQIAMELYRRIAHLPILSPHGHVDPKLLGDEKASFGTPVDLLILPDHYVFRMLYSQGIPLEALGIPRRDGAPTETDHRKIWQLFADHFFLFRGTPTGLWLAHELRDVFGIEEKLTGKNAQSIYDQLEAKLNLPEFRPRALFKRFNIEVLCTTDAATDPLTPHQTLRESGWGGRVRPTFRPDSLINLLAEGWAGHLNALSQVTHLSIHSYQTFIRALEERRAFFKSMGALSTDHASETAWTEELTLSAAEAIFQRALRGQVDAEDARRFQGHMIMEFARMSIEDGLVMQLHIGSVRDHNDLLFRRFGPNMGADIPAQSEFTKNLRPLLNKYGNDSRLNLILFTLDESTYSRELAPLAGHYPALKLGPPWWFHDSLNGMRRYFDRVMETAGLQNTVGFNDDTRAFPSIPARHDLWRRASANWVAGLVVRGIVDGEDAEEMVLDLAYRLAKKGYKIP, from the coding sequence ATGGAAAACGGTGGGAAATGGAACCTTCCTGAAGATCGATGCTTCGACCCGGACCCGGCCCAACGCCAAATCGCCATGGAGTTATACCGGCGGATAGCCCATCTGCCCATCCTCAGCCCCCATGGCCATGTCGATCCGAAGCTCCTCGGCGACGAAAAGGCCTCTTTTGGCACCCCTGTCGATCTTTTGATCCTCCCGGACCACTACGTCTTCCGGATGCTCTACTCCCAGGGAATCCCCCTCGAGGCCCTGGGTATCCCGAGAAGGGACGGAGCCCCCACTGAAACGGACCATCGAAAGATCTGGCAGCTCTTCGCCGACCACTTCTTCCTCTTCCGCGGGACGCCCACAGGCCTCTGGCTGGCCCATGAGCTGAGGGATGTCTTCGGCATCGAGGAGAAATTGACGGGGAAAAATGCCCAATCCATCTATGATCAGCTCGAGGCCAAGCTGAATCTCCCGGAATTTCGTCCCCGGGCGTTATTTAAACGATTTAACATCGAGGTCCTCTGTACCACCGATGCGGCCACCGATCCGCTGACCCCTCATCAAACCCTCCGCGAATCCGGATGGGGCGGGAGGGTCCGACCGACCTTTCGACCCGACAGCCTCATCAACCTCTTGGCCGAGGGTTGGGCCGGTCACCTGAACGCCCTGAGCCAGGTGACCCATCTCTCGATCCACTCTTACCAAACCTTTATTCGGGCCCTTGAAGAGCGCAGGGCCTTCTTTAAATCCATGGGAGCCCTTTCGACCGATCATGCCTCGGAGACCGCCTGGACTGAGGAGTTGACCCTTTCCGCCGCGGAGGCGATCTTCCAACGGGCCCTCCGAGGACAGGTGGACGCGGAGGATGCGAGGCGATTTCAAGGTCACATGATCATGGAGTTTGCCCGGATGAGCATCGAGGATGGCCTGGTGATGCAGCTCCACATCGGCTCCGTTCGCGACCACAACGACCTCCTCTTTCGCCGTTTCGGGCCCAACATGGGAGCGGACATCCCGGCCCAGTCCGAGTTTACGAAAAACCTCCGTCCCCTGCTGAATAAATATGGGAACGATTCAAGGCTGAACTTGATCCTCTTTACCTTGGACGAATCGACCTATTCGAGGGAACTGGCCCCTCTGGCAGGCCATTACCCCGCGTTAAAACTGGGTCCGCCCTGGTGGTTTCACGACAGCCTCAACGGGATGAGGCGCTATTTCGATCGGGTGATGGAGACTGCTGGGCTCCAGAACACGGTGGGCTTCAATGACGACACCCGGGCGTTTCCTTCCATTCCGGCACGCCACGACCTCTGGCGCAGGGCAAGCGCCAACTGGGTGGCGGGCCTCGTGGTCAGGGGCATCGTCGATGGGGAGGATGCAGAAGAGATGGTCCTCGATCTGGCCTACCGGCTTGCGAAAAAGGGCTATAAAATCCCTTGA
- a CDS encoding C-terminal binding protein, with protein sequence MAPYKIVITDCDHGSIEEEREVFAPTGAQLTLAQVREEEDLIRVCHDADGLINQYALLTRRVLEQLPNCKVIARYGVGVDSIDLRAATDLGIVVANVPDYCIEEVATHTVALILTLLRKTAFFDRRVKSNQWDFRQGIPIPRLRGKTLGLIGSGKIGLQTARMMSAFGVATIAYDPYLKAAPEGVRLKTFDEVLRESDILSIHCPLNESTRHLIGEEEFKKMERRPLLINTSRGPIVDEKALIRALNEGLLSGAGLDVLEKEPPDPDSPLLRMENVVLSPHVGFYSEDSIRELKRRTAENVASVLQGRWPGSVVNPEVSGRTRASLKGM encoded by the coding sequence ATGGCCCCTTACAAGATCGTCATTACCGATTGCGACCACGGCTCCATCGAGGAGGAAAGGGAGGTCTTCGCTCCGACCGGCGCCCAACTCACCCTGGCCCAGGTCCGGGAGGAAGAAGACCTGATCCGGGTCTGCCATGATGCGGACGGCCTGATCAATCAATATGCCCTGCTCACCCGAAGGGTCCTGGAACAACTTCCGAATTGCAAGGTCATCGCCCGCTACGGCGTCGGGGTCGACTCGATCGACCTTCGGGCCGCCACCGACCTCGGGATCGTGGTGGCCAATGTCCCCGACTACTGCATCGAGGAGGTGGCCACCCACACCGTCGCCCTGATCCTCACGCTCCTGCGAAAGACGGCCTTCTTCGACCGAAGGGTCAAATCGAATCAGTGGGATTTCCGTCAGGGGATCCCCATCCCTCGTCTGAGGGGAAAGACCCTGGGTCTCATCGGCTCGGGGAAGATCGGCCTGCAGACGGCGAGGATGATGTCGGCCTTCGGGGTCGCTACCATCGCCTACGACCCTTATCTGAAAGCGGCTCCGGAAGGCGTCCGGCTCAAAACCTTCGATGAAGTCCTCAGGGAATCGGACATCCTCTCGATCCACTGTCCCTTGAACGAATCGACCCGGCACCTGATCGGAGAAGAGGAGTTCAAGAAGATGGAGAGGAGGCCCTTGCTGATCAATACCTCCAGGGGGCCGATCGTCGATGAAAAGGCTCTGATCCGGGCCCTCAACGAGGGTTTGCTTTCCGGAGCAGGCCTCGATGTCCTCGAAAAGGAGCCCCCGGATCCGGACTCCCCTCTGCTCCGGATGGAGAACGTCGTCCTCTCTCCTCACGTGGGGTTCTATTCGGAGGACTCCATTCGTGAGTTGAAACGGAGGACGGCCGAGAACGTGGCCTCCGTCCTTCAAGGACGATGGCCTGGGTCGGTCGTCAATCCTGAGGTGAGCGGGAGGACGAGGGCCTCCCTGAAGGGGATGTGA
- a CDS encoding zinc-binding dehydrogenase: MKAVVKYGKGKGMIELRDVPEPKIKEDEVLIEVKAVSVCGSDLHIYHDAHPYWPPVILGHEFSGVIAEVGKEVRGWKVGDRVVSETRTGSCGMCYICQSGFPQVCEQKRPYGIGMDGAYAKYVAGPARLLHRLPDNVSFEAGAVIEPTAICVTSILERSQLRAGETVVITGPGPIGLISLAVARSAGARVMAITGTSADEGVRFQKAKELGIEATIVVDREDPVQKVLEMTDGLGVDLLIETSGNGRAISQAFEMVRRLGRVCAIGISGREEVPIPYDRGIFKALRYDFCFSSSWTAWETTIGLISKGILPIEKIITHRLPLDQWEEAFRLLESLQAAKVILIP, translated from the coding sequence GTGAAAGCCGTCGTGAAATATGGAAAAGGAAAAGGGATGATCGAGCTCCGGGACGTCCCAGAGCCTAAAATCAAGGAAGACGAGGTCCTGATCGAGGTCAAGGCGGTCTCGGTCTGCGGAAGCGACCTCCACATCTACCACGATGCCCATCCCTACTGGCCACCCGTCATCTTGGGCCACGAATTTTCAGGGGTCATCGCGGAGGTCGGAAAGGAAGTGAGGGGATGGAAGGTGGGAGACCGGGTGGTCAGCGAGACGAGGACCGGTTCTTGCGGCATGTGCTATATCTGTCAGAGCGGGTTTCCGCAGGTCTGCGAACAGAAGAGGCCTTATGGGATTGGAATGGATGGCGCCTATGCCAAATATGTGGCCGGCCCGGCCCGGCTTCTCCATCGCCTTCCTGATAATGTCTCCTTTGAAGCGGGCGCGGTCATCGAGCCCACCGCCATCTGCGTCACCTCCATCCTCGAACGTTCACAGCTCCGGGCCGGAGAGACGGTCGTCATCACCGGGCCAGGCCCCATCGGCCTGATCTCTCTCGCCGTGGCCAGATCCGCAGGAGCTCGGGTGATGGCCATCACGGGCACGAGCGCCGATGAGGGCGTCCGTTTCCAAAAGGCCAAGGAGCTTGGGATAGAGGCCACGATCGTCGTGGACAGGGAGGACCCGGTTCAAAAGGTCTTGGAGATGACCGATGGCCTGGGAGTCGACCTGCTCATCGAGACCTCAGGAAATGGAAGGGCCATCTCTCAGGCCTTCGAGATGGTGAGGAGGCTGGGCCGGGTATGTGCCATCGGGATTTCCGGAAGGGAGGAGGTCCCCATCCCCTACGATCGGGGGATCTTCAAGGCCCTCCGGTATGACTTCTGCTTTTCCAGCAGCTGGACCGCCTGGGAGACGACAATCGGCCTCATCTCGAAAGGGATCTTGCCCATCGAAAAGATCATCACCCACAGGCTCCCTCTCGATCAATGGGAAGAGGCCTTCCGTCTCCTGGAGAGCCTCCAGGCCGCCAAGGTCATCCTGATCCCATAG
- the larA gene encoding nickel-dependent lactate racemase: MRHLFPYRDFGPMEIPEENLMGVFSPSILDVEKAEEAIIEEALSHPVGSDPLARILTGRERILLAVDDYTRSTPVQKILPALIRRLEEAGIPQANIRILIALGTHRPMSPQEMVQKFGKEFCQRFTLLNHEWWNPSQLVHLGETRRGTPVVVNRIVQEVDFIIGVGQIVPHRVSGFSGGGNIIQPGICGEETTGKTHWLSARFRGREILGKVENPVKEEIEEVALKAGLRWIVNTIQDGTGRTVDAVAGDPVLAYRQGGKRSLEVYKAELPADADIVVVDSHPYDSELWLAAKGIYASELAVKQGGVVVLVSPCPEGVSPSHPEVLEFGYQTYEEAERLYHQGKIRKLTAAAHLVHVGRVIKERARAIFVAKGISKAEKERLGFLHAETPQEALEMAFSLLGRKAKVAVLQRGGEVLPVSQESP, from the coding sequence ATGAGGCATCTCTTCCCCTATCGAGACTTCGGCCCGATGGAGATCCCGGAGGAGAACCTCATGGGAGTCTTCTCACCCTCGATCCTCGATGTCGAAAAGGCCGAGGAGGCGATCATCGAAGAGGCCCTCTCACATCCGGTTGGATCCGATCCCCTCGCCCGTATCCTGACGGGCAGGGAGAGGATCCTTTTGGCGGTGGATGATTATACACGAAGCACGCCCGTTCAGAAGATCCTTCCCGCCCTGATCAGGAGACTCGAGGAGGCAGGAATCCCACAGGCCAATATCCGGATCCTCATCGCTTTGGGCACGCACCGCCCCATGAGCCCGCAGGAGATGGTCCAGAAATTCGGGAAGGAGTTCTGCCAACGATTCACCCTCCTCAACCACGAATGGTGGAATCCCTCCCAGCTCGTCCATCTCGGAGAGACGAGAAGGGGGACCCCGGTCGTGGTCAACCGGATCGTCCAGGAAGTCGACTTCATCATCGGCGTGGGCCAGATCGTGCCCCACCGGGTTTCGGGGTTCAGCGGAGGTGGAAACATCATCCAGCCTGGGATCTGCGGTGAAGAGACCACTGGGAAGACCCACTGGTTGAGCGCCCGCTTCAGGGGACGGGAGATCCTCGGAAAGGTCGAAAACCCTGTCAAGGAGGAGATCGAGGAGGTCGCCCTTAAGGCCGGCTTGAGGTGGATCGTCAACACCATCCAGGACGGCACGGGCAGAACGGTCGATGCGGTCGCAGGAGATCCGGTCCTCGCCTATCGACAGGGCGGAAAACGTTCCCTGGAGGTTTACAAGGCGGAGCTTCCCGCGGATGCGGATATCGTCGTAGTCGATTCCCATCCTTACGATTCCGAACTCTGGCTCGCTGCAAAGGGCATCTATGCCTCGGAGCTGGCCGTCAAACAGGGAGGGGTGGTCGTCCTCGTCTCGCCCTGCCCGGAAGGGGTCTCTCCCAGTCACCCCGAAGTTTTGGAGTTTGGATATCAGACGTATGAAGAGGCAGAACGGTTATATCATCAGGGCAAAATCCGGAAATTGACCGCAGCCGCCCACCTCGTCCACGTGGGCCGGGTCATCAAGGAGAGGGCAAGGGCCATCTTCGTTGCGAAGGGAATCTCAAAGGCGGAGAAAGAGCGGCTCGGCTTTCTCCACGCCGAGACCCCGCAGGAGGCCCTCGAAATGGCCTTCTCCCTTTTGGGTCGAAAGGCCAAAGTGGCCGTCCTTCAACGGGGAGGCGAAGTCCTGCCGGTCAGCCAGGAAAGCCCATAA
- a CDS encoding bifunctional 2-keto-4-hydroxyglutarate aldolase/2-keto-3-deoxy-6-phosphogluconate aldolase: MEKREIFNRMLEEGVIPVVRVASAKEAIEVSDAIKEGGISLIEITMSVQGAIDVIKELSQKYKDEIILGAGTILDPETARAALLAGAQFIVTPTLNLEVIQLAHRYSAVVVPGAMTPTEILTAWNAGADMVKVFPAAQLGGPEYLKAIKGPLPQILLVPTGGVNLQNAGAFIKAGASAIGVGGELVDKKAVQAGKFEVITENARAFLKAVRDARGG, from the coding sequence ATGGAGAAACGGGAGATTTTTAATCGAATGTTGGAAGAAGGGGTGATCCCTGTCGTTCGTGTCGCCTCGGCCAAGGAGGCCATCGAGGTCTCCGATGCCATCAAGGAGGGGGGCATCAGCCTCATCGAGATCACGATGAGCGTCCAGGGTGCGATCGACGTCATCAAGGAATTGTCCCAGAAATACAAGGACGAAATTATCCTGGGCGCGGGCACCATCCTCGATCCTGAAACCGCACGTGCCGCCCTGCTCGCAGGAGCCCAGTTCATCGTCACCCCGACCCTCAATCTCGAGGTGATCCAGCTGGCCCACCGTTACAGCGCGGTCGTCGTCCCTGGGGCCATGACCCCGACCGAGATCTTGACTGCGTGGAACGCGGGCGCCGACATGGTGAAGGTCTTCCCTGCGGCCCAGTTGGGAGGCCCAGAATATCTGAAAGCCATCAAAGGTCCCCTTCCCCAGATCCTCCTCGTCCCCACAGGAGGCGTCAATCTTCAAAATGCGGGCGCCTTCATCAAGGCGGGTGCCTCGGCCATCGGCGTCGGAGGAGAGCTGGTGGACAAGAAGGCCGTTCAGGCAGGAAAGTTCGAGGTCATCACGGAAAATGCCCGAGCCTTCCTCAAGGCCGTTCGGGATGCCAGGGGCGGATGA
- a CDS encoding sugar kinase gives MYDIVTFGEAMVRLSPPNFQRLEQAQIFDVHPGGAELNVAVGVTRLGLKSAWVSKLPRNGLGYLIRNRAQQFGVDCSHVVWSDKGRAGLYFVEFGASPRASSVLYDRAHSAISMIQPGEIDWAKVFDGAKHFHTSGITPALSPSAAEVTAEALRSAKKAGCTVSYDLNYRKKLWTPADAKKIQEPMMEQVDILITTEEDTNVVFGIKEKDYETVAEKLARTFNFKVVAITLREDLSVWRNNWTAIAYYDGKIFRDRKYEVEIVDRVGAGDSFTAGFLYGWVKLKDVEKGLQYGNAFSALKHTVPGDLNWCTLEEVEAQLKGAGLRISR, from the coding sequence ATGTACGACATCGTGACTTTTGGTGAAGCCATGGTGAGGCTTTCGCCTCCCAATTTTCAGAGGTTGGAACAGGCCCAGATTTTTGATGTCCACCCTGGAGGAGCGGAACTCAACGTGGCCGTGGGCGTGACTCGATTGGGCCTGAAGAGCGCCTGGGTCTCCAAGCTCCCCAGGAATGGATTGGGCTATCTCATCCGGAACCGGGCCCAGCAATTCGGCGTGGATTGCTCCCATGTGGTCTGGTCGGACAAGGGAAGGGCAGGCCTCTACTTCGTCGAGTTCGGCGCCTCTCCCCGCGCCTCGAGCGTCCTCTATGACCGGGCCCACTCCGCGATCAGCATGATCCAGCCGGGAGAGATCGACTGGGCAAAGGTCTTTGATGGAGCGAAACATTTCCACACGAGCGGGATCACGCCGGCCCTGAGCCCCTCGGCGGCTGAGGTGACAGCCGAGGCGCTACGATCGGCCAAGAAGGCGGGGTGCACGGTCTCTTACGACCTCAATTACCGGAAGAAACTCTGGACGCCGGCCGATGCCAAAAAGATTCAGGAACCGATGATGGAGCAGGTGGACATTCTCATTACGACCGAGGAGGACACCAACGTCGTCTTCGGAATCAAAGAGAAGGATTACGAGACGGTGGCAGAGAAGCTTGCCCGGACCTTCAACTTCAAGGTCGTGGCCATCACCCTCCGGGAGGATCTTTCGGTCTGGAGAAACAACTGGACCGCCATCGCCTATTACGACGGGAAGATCTTCAGGGACCGAAAGTATGAGGTGGAGATCGTGGACCGGGTGGGTGCGGGCGACTCCTTCACGGCCGGCTTCCTCTACGGGTGGGTCAAACTGAAGGACGTTGAAAAAGGTCTCCAGTATGGAAATGCCTTTTCGGCCTTGAAACACACGGTCCCGGGTGACCTTAACTGGTGCACCCTTGAAGAGGTCGAGGCCCAGCTCAAGGGCGCAGGCTTGAGGATTTCGAGGTAG
- a CDS encoding NADH:flavin oxidoreductase, whose protein sequence is MSEMLSKPLRVGNRMAPNRIVYQPMECNDGDDEGNPTERTFQRYRTLAEGGPGILMVESLTFTYESRARKNQLKISEETAKGLEKLVLEMRAIHPETLIVFQLNHSGRVSGAAFSKVVSLYPTGDPSVHLLTDREIEEIGEAFVKATLLSKQVGADGVDFKHCHGYLCGEMIRPANTRPGPYGGSFENRTRFFRETMEKIKAKVGRDGFLLGMRFSFYEGIPGGFGTAGPEEVVEDFSEPLRFSKMAEDCGMDFLNVSAGIPALTPEIVRPTKNYPEGVYRHFGWAGAVKKAVTIPVIGSGYSYLRDGKNDLKEPDPSKKSFLYWAERNLKKGAVDLVGIGRQTLADPHFARKILSGHLDQINYCTACGGCSILLRSQVEVGCPVYQEYYKEVLRKVKKGT, encoded by the coding sequence ATGTCAGAGATGCTTTCTAAACCCTTGAGGGTGGGTAACCGAATGGCCCCCAACCGGATCGTCTATCAACCCATGGAATGTAACGATGGGGACGACGAAGGAAATCCCACCGAGCGGACGTTTCAACGTTATCGAACCCTCGCAGAGGGAGGCCCTGGGATCCTCATGGTGGAATCCCTTACCTTTACCTATGAGAGTCGGGCCCGAAAGAATCAGTTGAAAATCTCCGAGGAGACGGCCAAAGGGTTGGAAAAACTTGTCCTCGAGATGAGGGCCATCCATCCTGAAACGCTCATCGTCTTCCAGCTCAACCATTCGGGTCGCGTGAGCGGAGCGGCCTTCTCAAAGGTCGTCTCCCTCTATCCCACCGGAGATCCCTCGGTCCATCTCTTGACGGATCGGGAAATTGAGGAGATCGGGGAAGCCTTTGTCAAGGCCACCCTCCTCTCCAAACAGGTGGGAGCGGACGGGGTCGACTTCAAACACTGCCATGGGTACCTCTGCGGGGAGATGATCCGGCCTGCCAACACGAGGCCTGGGCCCTACGGCGGTAGCTTCGAAAACCGGACGAGGTTCTTCAGAGAGACCATGGAAAAGATCAAGGCGAAGGTCGGCCGGGATGGGTTTCTCCTCGGGATGAGATTCTCTTTTTATGAAGGGATCCCTGGAGGTTTTGGAACCGCTGGTCCCGAGGAGGTGGTCGAAGACTTCTCCGAACCCCTCCGATTTTCAAAGATGGCCGAAGACTGCGGGATGGACTTCCTCAATGTCTCGGCAGGGATACCGGCCCTCACGCCCGAAATCGTCAGACCAACGAAGAATTATCCAGAGGGGGTTTACAGACATTTTGGCTGGGCAGGGGCTGTCAAAAAGGCGGTGACGATCCCGGTGATCGGATCCGGGTACAGCTACTTGAGGGATGGAAAGAACGACCTCAAAGAACCCGATCCCTCAAAAAAGAGCTTCCTCTACTGGGCTGAGAGAAACCTGAAAAAGGGGGCGGTCGATCTGGTGGGCATCGGCAGGCAGACCCTCGCCGACCCCCATTTTGCCAGGAAAATCCTTTCGGGCCATCTTGACCAGATCAACTACTGTACGGCCTGCGGCGGATGCAGTATCCTGCTGAGATCTCAGGTCGAAGTCGGATGCCCGGTTTACCAAGAATATTACAAGGAGGTGTTGCGGAAGGTCAAAAAAGGAACCTGA
- a CDS encoding FAD-binding protein codes for MKKIQCDVLIIGAGGAGLRAALEAKETLKRGRIVLATKGRLGKSGVTATACSDRMAFHATLPYTEPVGPENWRYHAEDIYRMGGYVSDGDLALILARESRSAFEYLDRLGVPFVRREDGRVDQFVTDGSDYARACYTGPRTANHIEEALVRKISTTDIRIIERCMIAELLQYRGRVIGAVGIDEEIKGERLEDRIWIISSKATVLATGGAGEVFQIHVYPDGMTGDGYGLAYRAGAELVNMEFIQIGPASLKTRLNCSGSLMRAVPRFVNERGEEFLWKYLPGSMDRPSLHNLIFEKGSSWPLSLEKPTHIIDVAMFKEREKGHCIFLDYRTNPEGFSFGNLDPKWQERYRREVKRPLSDLARDRSPFDRLLEINPESIDWLREHGVDLGSGELLEIGPCVQHFQGGVKIREKAQTSLKGLFAAGECAGGQHGANRPGGNALLDGQVFGKIAGREASLEALRQTRPPIHPAQIDRLLREWRGLDRGEKASEVRKEIQSIASRYASVVRTEAGLREGLRSLRSLRQMGIKRDERGWVFALETRNLLDVAEIILRACLLRRESRGPHLFFRCFEDLNPLPSRDPEGRRYIILQKQSGKMGWRRAKPVDLRFPPEE; via the coding sequence TTGAAAAAGATCCAATGCGATGTCCTCATCATCGGTGCAGGAGGCGCAGGCCTCAGGGCGGCCCTTGAAGCCAAGGAGACCTTGAAGCGAGGAAGGATCGTGCTGGCCACCAAGGGAAGGTTAGGGAAGTCGGGGGTCACGGCGACCGCCTGCTCGGACCGCATGGCCTTTCATGCCACCCTTCCTTATACCGAACCCGTTGGCCCGGAAAACTGGCGATACCATGCCGAAGACATCTATCGGATGGGAGGATATGTCTCGGACGGGGATCTTGCCCTGATCTTGGCCCGTGAGTCCCGGTCGGCCTTCGAATATCTGGATCGTCTGGGGGTTCCCTTCGTCAGGCGGGAGGATGGTCGGGTCGATCAGTTCGTCACCGACGGTTCGGACTATGCCCGCGCCTGCTACACCGGCCCGAGGACGGCCAATCACATCGAAGAGGCCCTGGTGAGAAAAATCTCGACAACCGACATCCGGATCATCGAGCGATGTATGATCGCGGAACTCCTCCAATACCGGGGAAGGGTGATCGGGGCCGTGGGGATAGACGAGGAGATAAAGGGAGAGAGGCTTGAGGACCGGATCTGGATCATCTCGAGCAAGGCGACCGTCCTCGCCACAGGAGGAGCGGGCGAAGTCTTCCAAATCCACGTTTATCCCGATGGGATGACCGGAGATGGCTACGGCCTGGCCTATCGTGCAGGGGCCGAGTTGGTCAACATGGAGTTCATCCAGATCGGCCCGGCCTCCCTCAAGACCCGGCTCAACTGCTCTGGAAGTCTGATGCGTGCCGTTCCCAGGTTCGTCAACGAGAGGGGAGAGGAGTTTCTGTGGAAGTACCTTCCCGGTTCAATGGATCGGCCTTCCCTTCATAACCTCATCTTTGAAAAGGGCTCCAGTTGGCCCCTCTCTCTTGAGAAGCCCACCCACATCATCGATGTGGCCATGTTCAAAGAGAGGGAGAAAGGACACTGCATCTTCCTCGACTACCGAACGAATCCCGAAGGGTTCTCCTTTGGAAACCTCGACCCGAAGTGGCAGGAGAGGTACCGGAGGGAGGTGAAGAGGCCCCTGTCGGATCTGGCAAGGGACCGATCGCCTTTCGATCGCCTCCTCGAAATCAATCCCGAATCGATCGACTGGCTCAGGGAGCATGGCGTCGATCTCGGCTCCGGAGAGCTCCTCGAAATCGGCCCCTGTGTTCAACATTTCCAAGGAGGGGTCAAAATCCGAGAAAAGGCGCAGACCTCGCTAAAGGGGCTTTTCGCCGCGGGAGAATGTGCGGGCGGCCAGCACGGGGCCAATCGGCCGGGAGGGAATGCCCTCCTCGACGGCCAGGTCTTCGGAAAGATCGCAGGACGGGAGGCTTCCCTGGAGGCCTTGAGGCAAACCCGCCCTCCTATCCACCCTGCCCAGATCGACCGCCTCCTCAGGGAATGGAGAGGCCTTGACCGGGGGGAAAAGGCCTCGGAGGTCCGGAAGGAGATCCAATCGATCGCCTCTCGTTATGCCAGCGTTGTGAGAACCGAGGCGGGATTGAGGGAGGGGCTGCGAAGCCTCCGATCGCTGAGACAGATGGGGATCAAAAGGGACGAGAGAGGATGGGTCTTCGCCCTTGAAACAAGAAACCTTCTCGATGTGGCAGAGATCATCCTTAGGGCCTGTCTCCTCCGAAGGGAATCCAGGGGCCCCCATCTCTTCTTCCGTTGCTTTGAGGACCTAAACCCCCTGCCCTCCCGGGATCCGGAAGGGCGGCGATATATCATCCTTCAGAAACAGTCAGGGAAAATGGGATGGAGAAGGGCGAAACCCGTGGACCTCAGGTTTCCGCCGGAGGAATAA
- a CDS encoding zinc-binding dehydrogenase has translation MESRAAVLTQFNHPLELRSFPIPALKEGEVLVKVEAAGVCGSDVHMWEGRDPRTRLPIILGHEGAGEIVDLKGEKRDVHGIPLKKGDKVLWNRGVTCGHCYFCRVKRMPSLCPHRWVYGIHTTCSEPPFLTGNYAEYLLLVKETDFFKIEMEIEPATLVPASCSGATAAHALDLSGLESGDSVLVQGAGPLGIFMVAFSKSSGASPIVVIGGTEERLKMARRFGATHTLNRFQINPAERKEAILELTHGRGVDVAFEMAGEPGAVRECITLVRNGGTCVSAGFGEPHGTIELDCFHDLNRKNLRLQGIWTSDVRHTHMAIQLILNRKEEFKNLITHVYPLARANEALYAMKERQAVKVVLSP, from the coding sequence ATGGAATCCCGGGCTGCGGTATTAACCCAATTCAACCACCCCTTGGAGCTCCGAAGCTTTCCCATCCCCGCCTTGAAGGAGGGGGAGGTCTTGGTCAAGGTCGAGGCGGCGGGTGTGTGCGGTTCCGATGTCCATATGTGGGAAGGGAGAGACCCCCGGACCCGACTTCCGATCATCCTCGGCCACGAAGGGGCGGGGGAGATTGTCGACCTCAAGGGAGAGAAGAGAGACGTCCATGGGATCCCCCTGAAGAAGGGAGACAAGGTCCTCTGGAACCGAGGGGTCACCTGCGGCCACTGCTATTTCTGCCGGGTGAAACGGATGCCTTCCCTCTGCCCCCATCGGTGGGTCTACGGCATCCACACCACCTGCTCGGAGCCTCCCTTTTTGACCGGAAATTATGCCGAGTACCTCCTCCTCGTCAAGGAGACGGACTTTTTTAAGATCGAAATGGAGATCGAACCTGCCACCCTGGTCCCCGCCTCATGCTCTGGGGCCACGGCCGCCCATGCCCTTGATCTCTCAGGTTTGGAATCCGGCGATTCGGTCCTCGTCCAAGGGGCGGGCCCCCTGGGGATCTTCATGGTCGCCTTTTCGAAATCCTCCGGGGCCTCTCCGATCGTCGTCATCGGAGGCACAGAAGAACGATTAAAAATGGCCCGACGGTTCGGGGCAACCCACACCCTCAACCGTTTTCAAATCAACCCGGCCGAACGAAAGGAGGCCATCCTGGAGCTCACCCATGGCCGGGGGGTGGATGTCGCCTTCGAGATGGCGGGCGAGCCCGGGGCGGTCAGGGAGTGCATCACTCTGGTCCGGAACGGAGGGACCTGTGTCTCCGCGGGCTTCGGCGAACCCCACGGGACCATCGAGCTCGATTGCTTTCACGATCTCAACCGGAAGAACCTCCGGTTGCAGGGGATCTGGACGAGCGATGTCCGACACACCCACATGGCCATCCAGCTCATCCTGAACCGAAAGGAGGAGTTTAAAAATCTCATCACCCACGTCTATCCCCTGGCCCGGGCCAACGAAGCCCTCTACGCCATGAAGGAGAGGCAGGCGGTCAAGGTGGTCTTGTCACCTTAG